The Pseudomonas sp. R4-35-07 nucleotide sequence GCGCCGCCGAGTGCCAGCAACTGGTGTATCTGGCGCGCCAGCTGCAGATCGGCCTAGGTCGCGATGCGTCCCGCGCCAGCCACGCGCTGGCCAGTGCGCAGCCGGTCGCTACCGACTACGACGCCAAGCTCAAGGCCGAGTACCCGCAATTGCAACGCTACTCACTGGACCTGTCGACCTTCAACCGCAATGCCGCCGCGCCGGGGGATGCGCACCTGTGGATCGTCGACCCCCACGGTAATCTGGTGCTGCGCTACGACGCCAAGGTCAACGGCAAGGATTTGCTCAACGACCTGCGCCTGCTGTTGAAACTGTCGAACATCGGATAAGGGCATCATCATGGCCAAGCCTGGATTTCGCCTCGCGTTGTTTGCCACCTTGCTGGCGCTGATCGTCGTGTTGCTGGGCGCCTATACCCGCCTGACCCATGCCGGCCTTGGGTGCCCGGACTGGCCGGGTTGCTACGGCTTTATCAGCGTGCCGCAAAGTGCAGCCCAGTTGGCCCATGCCGAGCTGCATTATCCGGATACGCCGGTGGAGGCCGACAAAGGCTGGGCCGAGATGACTCACCGCTACTTTGCCGGCACCCTCGCCCTGCTGATCGCGCTGCTGGCGGCGCGTGCGTGGAGCCACCGCCGCGACCCCGGCCAGCCGGTGAAATTGCCGCTGTTCGTGTTGATGGTGGTGATCGCCCAGGCGGCGTTCGGCATGTGGACGGTGACGCTCAAGCTGTGGCCGCAAGTCGTGACGGGGCACCTGTTGGGCGGTTTTGCCACCTTGAGCCTGCTGTTCCTGTTGACCCTGCGCTTGTCCGGTGTGTTGCCCGCATTGATCGTGCCCAGGCGCCTGCAATATTGGGCAACGGCGGGGTTGGTGCTGGTGATCGGGCAGATTGCGTTGGGTGGTTGGGTCAGCTCCAACTATGCGGCGGTGGCCTGTGTGGACTTGCCGACGTGTCACGGGCAATGGTGGCCGGCAGCGGACTTTGCCAACGGCTTTCACCTGACCCAGCATATCGGCCCTAACTACCTCGGTGGTCAGCTGGACAGCGATGCGCGCACGGCCATTCACCTCACCCATCGCGTCGGGGCGGTGCTGGTCACGCTGGTGCTGCTGGGCCTGGCCTGGCAACTGCGCGCGGTGGGCATGACGCGCTTGGCGGGCTTGCTGTTGATCGCCCTGGCGGCGCAAATCAGCCTGGGCCTGAGCAATGTGGCGTTCGGCTTGCCGCTGCCGGTGGCGGTGGCTCACAACGCCGGGGGCGCAGCGCTATTGCTGAGCCTGGTACTGGTCAATTATCACGCGCGTACCAGCCTGGTCCGGGTGCGCGTTCCACGTCCGATTGCCTGGCGGTTTATTCCGCGCAAACAGGTATCGGGCCTGATAACCCTTAAAGGAGAGATGCCATGGCGTCCTTGATCGGCGCGGGTCACGGCCAGGCTATCTGGCGCGACTATCTGGAGCTGACCAAGCCGAAGGTGGTGGTGCTGATGCTGATCACCTCGCTGGTGGGCATGTTCCTCGCCACCCGCGCTGGAGTGCCGTGGACGGTGCTGGTTTTCGGCAACCTGGGCATCGCCTTGTGTGCGGGCGCGGCGGCTGCGGTCAACCATGTGGTGGACCGGCGTATTGATGCACTGATGGCGCGTACGCACAAACGACCATTGGCCGAGGGGCGCGTCTCGCCGGCTGCGGCACTGGCCTTTGCGTTGTTGCTGGCGGTGGCGGGCCTGGCGCTGTTGCTGGCCTTTACCAACCCACTGGCGGCATGGCTGACGTTGGCTTCGTTGCTGGGCTATGCGGTGATCTACACTGGCTTTCTCAAGCGTGCGACGCCGCAGAACATCGTCATCGGTGGCCTGGCCGGCGCCGCGCCGCCGCTGTTGGGCTGGGTCGCGGTAACCGGGCATATCAGTGCCGAACCCCTGCTGCTGGTGCTGATCATCTTTGCCTGGACGCCGCCGCACTTCTGGGCGCTGGCCATTCACCGCAAGGAGGAGTACGCCAAGGCTGACATCCCGATGCTGCCGGTCACCCACGGCGAGCATTACACCAAGGTGCATATCCTGCTCTACACCTTTGCCCTGCTGGCGGTGAGCCTGATGCCCTATGTGATCCATATGAGCGGGTTGCTGTACCTGGCCTGTGCGCTGGTATTGGGCGGGCGCTTTCTGCAATGGGCCTGGGTGCTGTACCGTGGCAGCCAGCCGCACGCGGCGATCAACACCTTCAAGTACTCCATCTGGTACCTGCTGCTACTGTTTATCGCCCTGCTCGTCGACCACTACCTACTGTTGAACCTATGACTCGAACTCAGAAAACTGTCTTCATTCTCGTGGCCCTGGTGGCGTTGATCATGGGCCTGACCGTCAATAAGGTGCTATCGGGCAAAGGCCAGGGCGATCCCACCGCGCTGATCGACGCCGGCATTATCCTGCTGCCGCAAAGTCGCCAGCTGCCTGCGGTGAGCATGACCAACCAGGACGGCCAGCCGGTGCTGGTCGATGAGCTGAAAGGCAAGTGGAGCCTGCTGTTCTTCGGCTACACCTTCTGCCCGGATATCTGCCCGACCACCCTCGCCCAACTGCGCCAGATCAAGAGCGAACTGCCCAAGGACGCGGTGGATAAGTTGCAAGTGATCCTGGTCAGCGTCGACCCGAACCGCGACACCCCAGCCCAGCTCAAGCAGTACCTGGGCTATTTCGATCCGCAGTTCCAGGGGCTGACCGGTGCGAATGTGCAGGAGGTGCAGACGGTCTCGAATGCGGTGAGCATTCCGTTCATCCCGGCGGACACCAGCAAGCCCAACTACACCGTCGATCACAGCGGCAACCTGGCGCTGATCGGGCCGGACGGTACCCAGCGTGGGTTCATTCGCGCGCCGTTGAATAACCAGAAGCTGGTGGCGCAGTTGCCGGGGCTGTTGCAGCGTAAATAGCTCACGACACAAAACAAATGTGGGAGGGGGCTTGCCCCCGATAGCAGGGTGTCAGTCGATGAAGAGGTTGACTGACCTGGCGCTATCGGGGGCAAGCCCCCTCCCACATTTTTGATCTCCAGTGTGCTGGATCAGAACGCTGGCTTGATCGCGCCTTTGTACTTCTCTTCGATAAATTGCTTCACTTCAGGTGTGTGCAGGGCGGCTACCAGCTTCTTCACCGCGTCCGAATCCTTGTTGTCTTCACGGGTCACCAGGATGTTCACGTAAGGCGAGTCGCTGCCTTCGATCACCAGGGCGTCCTTGGACGGGTCCAGCTTGGCTTCCAGCGCGTAGTTGGTATTGATCAGCGCCAGGTCGACCTGGGTCAGTACGCGCGGCAGGGTGGCGGCTTCCAGCTCACGGAACTTGAGGTTTTTCGGGTTGGCGGTGATGTCCTTGATGGTCGACAGGATGTTGGTCGGGTCCTTCAGGGTAATCAGGCCGTTGTTGGCCAGCAGCAACAGGGCGCGGCCACCGTTGGTGGCGTCGTTCGGGATCACCACATTGGCGCCGTCCGGCAGCTCGTCCAGCTTCTTGTATTTGCTCGAGTACGCGCCCAGCGGTTCCAGGTGCACGCCGCCGACGCTCACCAGGTGAGTGCCCTTGGCCTTGTTGAATTCATCCAGGTACGGCTGGTGCTGGAAGAAGTTGGCGTCCAGGCGCTTTTCAGCCACCTGTACGTTCGGCTGCACATAGTCGGTGAAGACTTTGATCTGCAGGTCCACGCCTTCTTTGGCCAGCGCAGGTTTCACGAATTCCAGAATTTGCGCATGCGGCACTGGCGAGGCAGCGACCTTGAGGGTCTCGGCGTGGGCGGAAAACGCGGCAACGGCGGCGAAGGCAACCAGTAGTTTTTTCATCCAGCAAGCTCCATGTTCGGGCATCTGCCGGCACCAGGCCGGCCATGGCCGTTATTTTCGAGAAAAGTGCACCACCAGCTTGTCGCCGACGGTTTGCAGAATTTGCACCAGGATCACCAGCATCACCACGGTGACCACCATCACATTGTCCTGGAAACGCTGGTAACCGAAACGGATCGCCAGGTCGCCCAGGCCACCGGCACCGACCACGCCGGCCATCGCCGTGTAGGACACCAGTGTAATCGCCGTTACGGTAATTGCCGCGAAAATGCCGGGGCGTGCTTCGGGCAGTAAGGCGTTGGTGATGATCTGGCGCGTGCTGGCACCCATCGACTGCGTGGCCTCGATGATGCCGCGGTCCACTTCACGCAGGGCGGTTTCCACCAGGCGTGCAAAGAACGGTGTGGCGCCGATAACCAGCGGCGGAATCGCGCCCGCGACGCCCAGCGAGGTGGGCTCGTCCATATAGATGCCAGTGATCAGCTTGGTTAATGGAATCATCACGATCAGCAGGATGATGAACGGCAGCGAACGCAGGATGTTCACGATCAGCGACATAAAGGCGTACAAGCCTTTCTGCTCGAACAGCTGACGTGGGCTGGTCAAGAACAGCAGCACACCCACGGGCAGGCCCAGTACGACCGTGAAGAACAGCGAACCGAACAGCATGGTCATGGTATCGCCGGTGGCGAGCCAGATTTCGGACCAGTCGATGTCGGCGAAGAAATTCAGGAACAGATCCATTAGCGCAGCACCTCCATATGAACGTCAGCGGCGGTGAAGCGCGCAAACGCGGCTTCCATGTCACCGCCAGTGACGGCGAGGGTCAATTGCCCGTAGGGGATGTCTTTGATGCGGTCGATACGACCGGCCAGGATGCTGTAGTCCACCCCCGTTTCACGGGCGACGGTACCCAGCAATGGCGCGTAGGTCGCGTCCCCTTGGAACGTCAGGCGCACGATACGGCCCGGTACGTGGGCGAAGTCATCGTGCTGTTCGCCTTCATCGACCTGTTCGGCTTCCTGGACGAAGCGCTTGGTGGTCGGATGCTTGGGATGCAGGAACACATCAGCCACCGAGCCTTGCTCGACGATCACGCCAGCGTCCATCACGGCCACCTGGTCGCACACGCGGCGAATCACATCCATTTCATGGGTGATCAACACGATGGTCAGCTTCAGCTCACGGTTGATTTCAGCCAGTAATTGCAGGACCGACGCGGTGGTTTGCGGGTCGAGGGCGCTGGTGGCTTCATCGCACAGCAGAATCTTGGGTTTGGTCGCCAGGGCGCGAGCGATGCCGACGCGCTGTTTCTGGCCGCCGGACAATTGCGCCGGATACTTGCGGGCGTGGTCCGACAGGCCAACGCGGGCGAGCAGCTCGGCCACGCGCAGCTCGATTTCCTTGCGCGACAATTCGCCGGCCAGTGTCAGCGGCAGCGCCACGTTGTCTGCAACGGTCTTGGACGCCAGCAGGTTGAAGTGCTGGAAGATCATGCCGACCTGCTGGCGGAAACGGCGCAGGCCGTTGGCGTCCAGTGCGGTGACTTCTTCGCCGTCGACACTGATCTGCCCGCCACTGGGCTCTTCAAGGCGATTGATCAGGCGCAGCAGGGTACTTTTTCCCGCACCCGAGTGGCCAATCAGGCCAAACACCTGGCCGTTTTCGACGCGCAGGCTGGTGGGGTGCAGGGCGGGAATATCCTTACCGGTGACGCGGTAGGTTTTATGGACGTTTTGAAACTCGATCACGTAGCGAACCTTGTGGGGCGCATGGAAAAGGGATCAGCGGTTAGCCGGGCGCGCATTTTAGCCTGTCCATCCAGTGATTCTTAGCATTTATTTCGTATCCATCCTGCGATTTGGCAATAACGAGACCGAAGGTCATAAAAAGGGAACGGCTCATAACGCTGTCAGTCACTACTTAAGCAATGCGATGTTCCGGGTGCCGTGCCCGGGGCTTCATTCAAACGAGCCGGGGACCGCTCTGGCCACTTTGACTAAGGAGTTTTGACTGATGAGTACCAAGAAGCCAGGCACCCCGCCGAAGAGTGAACTCGCGGGTACCGATACCCTGGACCGAGGCAATACCAACACCAAATTGCAGGCGTTGGAAGAATTCCGTTCCGATGCGACCGGCCAAGCCCTGCGCACTAACCAGGGCGTGAAGATCTCCGACAACCAGAACACCTTGAAGGTCGGTGCCCGTGGCCCTTCGCTGCTGGAAGACTTCATCATGCGTGAAAAAATCACGCACTTTGACCATGAACGCATCCCGGAGCGCATCGTGCATGCCCGCGGTACCGGCGCCCATGGTTATTTCCAGAGCTACGGCGACCATTCGGCGCTGACCAAGGCTGGTTTCCTACGTACTCCGGAGCATAAAACGCCGGTATTCGCGCGTTTTTCCACGGTGCAGGGGCCACGCGGTTCCGGTGACACCGTACGTGACGTGCGCGGTTTTGCCGTGAAGTTTTTCACCGACGAAGGCAACTTCGACCTGGTGGGCAACAACATGCCGGTATTCTTCATTCAGGACGCGATCAAGTTTCCTGATTTCGTGCACGCCGTTAAGCCTGAACCGCACAACGAGATCCCTACAGGCGGCTCGGCCCACGATACGTTCTGGGACTTTGTCTCGCTGGTACCGGAGTCGGCCCATATGGTGGTGTGGGCGATGTCTGACCGCGCCATTCCGAAAAGCCTGCGTGCAATGCAGGGTTTCGGCGTGCATACCTTCCGTCTGATCAACACCGAAGGCAAATCGAGCTTTGTGAAGTTTCACTGGCGGCCAAAGGTCGGTACCTGCTCGCTTGTGTGGGACGAAGCGCAAAAGCTGGCCGGTAAAGATACCGATTACCACCGTCGCGACCTATGGGAATCGATTGAAAGCGGCGACTACCCCGAGTGGGAACTGGGCGTTCAGATCGTTGCAGAAGAAGACGAGCATAAGTTCGACTTCGACCTGCTCGACCCGACCAAGATCATCCCCGAAGAGTTGGTGCCGATCACCCCGCTGGGCAAGATGGTGCTTAACCGCAACCCGGACAATTTCTTTGCCGAGGTCGAGCAGGTTGCGTTCTGCCCAGGCCATATCGTACCGGGCATCGACTTCACCAACGACCCGCTGCTGCAAGGTCGTCTGTTTTCCTACACGGATACCCAGATCAGCCGTCTCGGCGGGCCGAACTTCCATGAGATCCCGATCAATCGCCCGGTCGCACCGAACCACAACAACCAGCGCGATGCCCTGCATCGCAGCGTGATCGATAAGGGCCGCGCAGCCTATGAGCCGAACTCCATCGACAGCGGCTGGCCGAAGGAAACGCCTGCGGGTCCGACCGACGGCGGTTTTGAGACCTACTACGAGCGCATCGATGCGAACAAGGTCCGCGAGCGCAGTGAGTCGTTTGGCGACCATTTCTCCCAGGCCACGCTGTTTTTCAACAGCATGAGCCACCACGAGAAAGAGCACATCATCGCCGCCTACAGCTTCGAGTTGGGCAAGGTCGAGCGCGAACATATTCGTGCCCGCCAGGTGAATGAGATCCTGGCTAACATCGACCTGGAACTGGCCAAGCGCGTGGCGCAGAACCTGGGCCTGCCAGCGCCGACCAAAGGCACGGTGCCTGTACGTGAAACATCGTTGAAGCAATCGCCGGCATTGAGCCAGGTGAATTTGCTGTCTGGCGACATCAAGACGCGCAAAGTGGCGATTCTGGCGGCTAACGGCGTAGACGGTGCAGCGATTGATGCACTCAAAGCTGCACTTGAGGCTGAAGGTGCGCACGCCAAGTTGCTGGGGCCGACTTCGGCGCCTGTGACCACTGCCGATGGCAAGTCACTGCCGGTGGATGCGTCGATGGAAGGCATGCCGTCCATTGCGTTTGACGCAGTGTTTATCCCTGGCGGTAAAGAGTCGGTCAAAGCGCTGAGCGGCGACGGTGTGGCGCTGCACTACGTGCTGGAAGCGTACAAGCACTTGAAGGCTATCGCGGTGGCCAGTGACGTGAAGCCTTTGTTGGATCTGCTGAAGCTGGAGGCGGATGCGGGGTTGATCGTGGGTGCGGATGCCAAGGCGTTCAAGGCGTTCTTTGCCGCGATTGCCCAGCATCGGGTCTGGGATCGGGAGCCTAAGGCCAAGGCGATTCCGGCTTAATTATTGGGCTGTTTGTTAAATCGTCATCGGGGGCAAGCCCCCTCCCACACTTGAACGTATTCACAGTTCAAAATGTGGGAGGGGGCTTGCCCCCGATGCTTTTAGTCGGCTTTACGCGGGATCAGCACAACCTGCGCCGGAATGTGTTTCAAAATTTGCCGGTGAATCTTCAGCTCATACCCTGCATCAATGCGCTTCACCCGTTTGGTCAGCAACGTGGCCAACCACGGGTAATCTTCGGTACGTGGCACCTGAATGCTGACGTCGCACTGGTAATTCACCACGTCGGTGGCGATGGCATCCAACTGATGGCGCATGGCTTCGACATCCGCCAGGTTCAACGCCACGGTGGTGCTCGGCGCCGCCGGGTCGATGACCTTGGCGGCGGGCTTGGCTTCGGCGGCTTTCAAGGCGGCCTCGGCCTGATCCAGCTCGGCTTTGCGCGCATGGCTGATGGCGCTGTTGACGCCACCGGTCAGGGCCGGGGCCTTGGGCATCAGTGCGCGGGCACGGCTCAGGGCTGTGGCGGCGGCGTTGACGTCGCCCTTTTGCAGCACGATCTGGCTGCGCTGCAGGTAGGCTTCGGCCAATTGCCGCTGGTAAGCCTCGAGCGCCGGATCGTTGGGCGATTGGGCCTGCAACGTGGCGAGCTGGTCTTCGGCGGTGGCCAATTCGCTGCTGGCCAGGTTTTGCTCCAGTTGCGCGATGGCCGCAGCACGCGGATCCAGCGCTTCGGGGGCGGCGGGCGGTGTGCTTTGACAGGCGCCCAGCAGCAGGGAAAATGCGGCAAGGAGCAGATAACGGAAGGTGAACGGCTTCATTCCTGCGACTCTCTATTTGCGCAAAAAGCGAGCAAGTCTACACCCCTCGACGGGGCAGGACA carries:
- a CDS encoding heme A synthase, with product MAKPGFRLALFATLLALIVVLLGAYTRLTHAGLGCPDWPGCYGFISVPQSAAQLAHAELHYPDTPVEADKGWAEMTHRYFAGTLALLIALLAARAWSHRRDPGQPVKLPLFVLMVVIAQAAFGMWTVTLKLWPQVVTGHLLGGFATLSLLFLLTLRLSGVLPALIVPRRLQYWATAGLVLVIGQIALGGWVSSNYAAVACVDLPTCHGQWWPAADFANGFHLTQHIGPNYLGGQLDSDARTAIHLTHRVGAVLVTLVLLGLAWQLRAVGMTRLAGLLLIALAAQISLGLSNVAFGLPLPVAVAHNAGGAALLLSLVLVNYHARTSLVRVRVPRPIAWRFIPRKQVSGLITLKGEMPWRP
- the cyoE gene encoding heme o synthase translates to MASLIGAGHGQAIWRDYLELTKPKVVVLMLITSLVGMFLATRAGVPWTVLVFGNLGIALCAGAAAAVNHVVDRRIDALMARTHKRPLAEGRVSPAAALAFALLLAVAGLALLLAFTNPLAAWLTLASLLGYAVIYTGFLKRATPQNIVIGGLAGAAPPLLGWVAVTGHISAEPLLLVLIIFAWTPPHFWALAIHRKEEYAKADIPMLPVTHGEHYTKVHILLYTFALLAVSLMPYVIHMSGLLYLACALVLGGRFLQWAWVLYRGSQPHAAINTFKYSIWYLLLLFIALLVDHYLLLNL
- a CDS encoding SCO family protein — encoded protein: MTRTQKTVFILVALVALIMGLTVNKVLSGKGQGDPTALIDAGIILLPQSRQLPAVSMTNQDGQPVLVDELKGKWSLLFFGYTFCPDICPTTLAQLRQIKSELPKDAVDKLQVILVSVDPNRDTPAQLKQYLGYFDPQFQGLTGANVQEVQTVSNAVSIPFIPADTSKPNYTVDHSGNLALIGPDGTQRGFIRAPLNNQKLVAQLPGLLQRK
- a CDS encoding MetQ/NlpA family ABC transporter substrate-binding protein; the protein is MKKLLVAFAAVAAFSAHAETLKVAASPVPHAQILEFVKPALAKEGVDLQIKVFTDYVQPNVQVAEKRLDANFFQHQPYLDEFNKAKGTHLVSVGGVHLEPLGAYSSKYKKLDELPDGANVVIPNDATNGGRALLLLANNGLITLKDPTNILSTIKDITANPKNLKFRELEAATLPRVLTQVDLALINTNYALEAKLDPSKDALVIEGSDSPYVNILVTREDNKDSDAVKKLVAALHTPEVKQFIEEKYKGAIKPAF
- a CDS encoding methionine ABC transporter permease encodes the protein MDLFLNFFADIDWSEIWLATGDTMTMLFGSLFFTVVLGLPVGVLLFLTSPRQLFEQKGLYAFMSLIVNILRSLPFIILLIVMIPLTKLITGIYMDEPTSLGVAGAIPPLVIGATPFFARLVETALREVDRGIIEATQSMGASTRQIITNALLPEARPGIFAAITVTAITLVSYTAMAGVVGAGGLGDLAIRFGYQRFQDNVMVVTVVMLVILVQILQTVGDKLVVHFSRK
- a CDS encoding methionine ABC transporter ATP-binding protein gives rise to the protein MIEFQNVHKTYRVTGKDIPALHPTSLRVENGQVFGLIGHSGAGKSTLLRLINRLEEPSGGQISVDGEEVTALDANGLRRFRQQVGMIFQHFNLLASKTVADNVALPLTLAGELSRKEIELRVAELLARVGLSDHARKYPAQLSGGQKQRVGIARALATKPKILLCDEATSALDPQTTASVLQLLAEINRELKLTIVLITHEMDVIRRVCDQVAVMDAGVIVEQGSVADVFLHPKHPTTKRFVQEAEQVDEGEQHDDFAHVPGRIVRLTFQGDATYAPLLGTVARETGVDYSILAGRIDRIKDIPYGQLTLAVTGGDMEAAFARFTAADVHMEVLR
- the katE gene encoding catalase HPII encodes the protein MSTKKPGTPPKSELAGTDTLDRGNTNTKLQALEEFRSDATGQALRTNQGVKISDNQNTLKVGARGPSLLEDFIMREKITHFDHERIPERIVHARGTGAHGYFQSYGDHSALTKAGFLRTPEHKTPVFARFSTVQGPRGSGDTVRDVRGFAVKFFTDEGNFDLVGNNMPVFFIQDAIKFPDFVHAVKPEPHNEIPTGGSAHDTFWDFVSLVPESAHMVVWAMSDRAIPKSLRAMQGFGVHTFRLINTEGKSSFVKFHWRPKVGTCSLVWDEAQKLAGKDTDYHRRDLWESIESGDYPEWELGVQIVAEEDEHKFDFDLLDPTKIIPEELVPITPLGKMVLNRNPDNFFAEVEQVAFCPGHIVPGIDFTNDPLLQGRLFSYTDTQISRLGGPNFHEIPINRPVAPNHNNQRDALHRSVIDKGRAAYEPNSIDSGWPKETPAGPTDGGFETYYERIDANKVRERSESFGDHFSQATLFFNSMSHHEKEHIIAAYSFELGKVEREHIRARQVNEILANIDLELAKRVAQNLGLPAPTKGTVPVRETSLKQSPALSQVNLLSGDIKTRKVAILAANGVDGAAIDALKAALEAEGAHAKLLGPTSAPVTTADGKSLPVDASMEGMPSIAFDAVFIPGGKESVKALSGDGVALHYVLEAYKHLKAIAVASDVKPLLDLLKLEADAGLIVGADAKAFKAFFAAIAQHRVWDREPKAKAIPA
- a CDS encoding PA5502 family lipoprotein, yielding MKPFTFRYLLLAAFSLLLGACQSTPPAAPEALDPRAAAIAQLEQNLASSELATAEDQLATLQAQSPNDPALEAYQRQLAEAYLQRSQIVLQKGDVNAAATALSRARALMPKAPALTGGVNSAISHARKAELDQAEAALKAAEAKPAAKVIDPAAPSTTVALNLADVEAMRHQLDAIATDVVNYQCDVSIQVPRTEDYPWLATLLTKRVKRIDAGYELKIHRQILKHIPAQVVLIPRKAD